AATCTATCGGTGACAATTTCATCTCGCTCGAGCGCAAGCTGTTTCAATTCTTCCTCAAGTCCCGACCTCTGGATATGTCTTGAAACGATTGTCTTGACAAGATAAACAATCGCCGACTCGCGGTCGATGCGTCTTTGAACATAAAACAGGAACCATATCATCGCGATAACCGCAAAGATACCTGTCAGTGCAAGCGGCACATAGCCCATCTCGAAAATAAGAAACAGGTATATTATTATCGTGCCAATCTGCAGCCATGGACTAAAAGGAGCTTTGAATGTGGGCCGATATGATTGAATACCGCTGTGCCGCATTATAACGACCGAGGCGTTCATCAGGATAAACATAATAATCATTATCGCCGAGGCGGTCTTGACAAGGTTTTCGACGGATAACGCAAAAATTACCACCAGCATAACAGCCGCGGTCAGGATAAGCGAGAAATGCGGCGTATGAAAACGGCTGCTCGATTTGGAAAGAAATTGCGGCACAAGGCCGTCCCTGCTCATAGCCATAGGAGTTCGAGAAGCGCTTAAAAGCCCCGCGTTGGCGGTTGTAGCAAATGCGAGAAATGCGCCAATACTTATCAGGATTTCACCGGCATTGCCGGCTACTATTTTCGCCGCAAGAGCAATCGGGGTCAGTGAACCGCTTAAAGTCTCCGGCTTAAGCACTCCTACCGTCGCAAAAACAACCAGCACATAAAGAATGTTTACCACAAAAAAAGCTATAAACATACCAAGAGGAATATTTTTCTGACTGTTATGCACCTCTTCGGAAACATCTATAACTTTTGTAAGACCTCCGAAAGAAACAAATACCATTCCTGAGACAGCAAAAATACTTTTGACCCCGAACGGCGCAAATGGCGAATACTGCTGCGGCACAACGAAAGGCAGCGATTTAACTATAAACGCGATAAGAATTGCTATGAGACCGGCAACAAGACCGATTTGCAGGCCCCCTGTTCCTTTAACACTCAGAAGATTTACAAGCAGAAAGAACAGGCACGCCGCCGCCGAGACAAATTTTATTGTCAATTCGCCGGTGTCCGGGGCAAAAACCGTTGCAAGAGCGCCAATGCCAACCATCGCAAATGTCGCCTTGAGCGCGATTGCGAGCCAGTTGGCAAAACCGGCAAAAGTGCCCATCAAAGGGCCGAGACTTCGCTCGACAAAAAAATAACTTCCGCCTGACTTGGGCATCGCCGTTGCAAGTTCCGCATTGGACAGCATCGAAGGAATCATCAAAAGGCCGGCAAGAAAATATGATATAATGATTGATGGTCCTGCCTTTGCAAACGCAAGACCGGGCAGAATAAAAAGACCGCTGCTAATCATTGCGCCAGCGGCAATACTGAAGACACTTAAAAGCCCTAATTGTTTTTTTAGCATAAAACAAGCCTCTGGTAATTTGTCAGATAATATACTCTGCTGATATTTATGTGCAACCTAATAAATGCCAATACCCGAAAAAACCGCTATATTAATGATTTATCCTTGACGAACAGACAATATTGGTATATGAAATATACCAATTGTCTTATTTTAAGGCGTCGGCGTCAATGAACAAAGAGCTGCTTCATACAAAACTTGTGCGGGAACTGATTGCCATGATATCATCGGGCAAATACGGCGACGGCACGAGGCTGCCTGCCGAGCGAAAACTATGCTCGCAGTTTAATGTCAGCCGCGGCACGGTAAGGCTGGCTCTTTACGACCTTGAGAAGCTGGGCATACTGAAAATCAGGGCCGGCTCAGGAGCTTATGTTCAGAAGGTCTCTCAACGTAAACTGCCGACACATTTTTTGCCGCCGGATTTTGTCAATGTAACCATTTCGGACATCATTTGCGCCCGCAAGGTAATAGAGACGGCGGCGATAACTCTTGCCTGTGAAAAAATAAGTGCCCGTCAGATTGAAGAACTCGAGCAATTGATACTAAAAATGGAACTGTCAGAAGATAATCTTATAGAGTTCCTAAAATTAGATATGGAATTTCACCAGTTTATAATCCACGCGAGCGGAAACGTGCCGCTTGTCACGGCGTTCGAGTCAATCGCGGAATACCACAAATATTCACAGGTCTTTTCCAGTCTTTACGAAAGCGAGATATCGATAGCGATAAAATTTCATAAAAAGATGCTTTCCGCTTTGAAAGACCATAACGTGAAAAACGCCGCAAAGGCGATTACCGAACATCTGGAGCATACCGAACATATCGCAAAGTCAGCGAAACGGAAAAA
The sequence above is drawn from the Phycisphaerae bacterium genome and encodes:
- a CDS encoding amino acid permease, whose amino-acid sequence is MLKKQLGLLSVFSIAAGAMISSGLFILPGLAFAKAGPSIIISYFLAGLLMIPSMLSNAELATAMPKSGGSYFFVERSLGPLMGTFAGFANWLAIALKATFAMVGIGALATVFAPDTGELTIKFVSAAACLFFLLVNLLSVKGTGGLQIGLVAGLIAILIAFIVKSLPFVVPQQYSPFAPFGVKSIFAVSGMVFVSFGGLTKVIDVSEEVHNSQKNIPLGMFIAFFVVNILYVLVVFATVGVLKPETLSGSLTPIALAAKIVAGNAGEILISIGAFLAFATTANAGLLSASRTPMAMSRDGLVPQFLSKSSSRFHTPHFSLILTAAVMLVVIFALSVENLVKTASAIMIIMFILMNASVVIMRHSGIQSYRPTFKAPFSPWLQIGTIIIYLFLIFEMGYVPLALTGIFAVIAMIWFLFYVQRRIDRESAIVYLVKTIVSRHIQRSGLEEELKQLALERDEIVTDRFDGLVKNCDILDIPDRITATELFHTASNALSKKLNIDSNKLYDLFIQRERESTTVIKSGLAIPHIVVDGLNVFEILLVRCKEGAIFSELHEPVKTAFILLGSSDERNYHLRALMSIAHIVSEPEFEKRWFAAKNTEQLRDIVLLSGRRRD
- a CDS encoding FadR/GntR family transcriptional regulator: MNKELLHTKLVRELIAMISSGKYGDGTRLPAERKLCSQFNVSRGTVRLALYDLEKLGILKIRAGSGAYVQKVSQRKLPTHFLPPDFVNVTISDIICARKVIETAAITLACEKISARQIEELEQLILKMELSEDNLIEFLKLDMEFHQFIIHASGNVPLVTAFESIAEYHKYSQVFSSLYESEISIAIKFHKKMLSALKDHNVKNAAKAITEHLEHTEHIAKSAKRKNPSA